A stretch of Pseudomonadota bacterium DNA encodes these proteins:
- a CDS encoding Tm-1-like ATP-binding domain-containing protein codes for MKKIVILGTLDTKGPQIKHLKEQIEARGQEAVILDLSMGGEPPFKADITPSEILSCSGPNSGSDVPAFLKEKGIAELKKVMAIGAGNKVMELLSKGDIDGIVALGGLSMAMLAASVMQKLPFGIPKVIGTTAAMVAYVKDLFGASDITLMQLIVEVGSINDLSMHAIEQAAGAISGMVDIGRNYTTLKLPPNSVAITELNFTPKCARWVEELLEKKGYNVFSFHAQGTSDRVMDNFIENGFFDGVIDIVPAGLVEEYFGGTRAAGMQRLDAPIERGIPMVLTPCCLNLTGCGPTRKNHEMYASRPTFKLDELRSYVRFTPDELKIAAKLYADKLNKAKGPVKFIFPMKGWSNIDKEGTILYNPQEDKIFLDELKKLLTAKIDIEEIDCCLEDEEFAVKLVDSLDSMLTSNK; via the coding sequence GTGAAAAAAATTGTCATTCTCGGGACATTAGATACAAAGGGTCCACAGATAAAGCATCTTAAAGAGCAGATTGAAGCACGGGGACAGGAGGCAGTAATACTGGATTTGAGTATGGGCGGTGAACCCCCATTTAAAGCTGATATTACCCCTTCCGAAATACTATCCTGCTCAGGTCCGAATTCAGGTTCAGATGTTCCGGCCTTTCTGAAAGAAAAGGGTATTGCTGAATTAAAGAAAGTTATGGCTATCGGGGCAGGGAATAAAGTCATGGAGCTTTTATCGAAAGGAGATATTGACGGGATTGTCGCATTAGGCGGGTTAAGCATGGCAATGCTTGCAGCATCGGTTATGCAAAAACTTCCCTTCGGGATTCCCAAAGTAATCGGCACAACTGCAGCAATGGTTGCCTATGTGAAAGACCTTTTCGGTGCATCCGACATTACACTTATGCAACTCATTGTGGAAGTCGGCAGCATTAATGATCTGTCCATGCATGCTATAGAACAGGCGGCAGGAGCAATCTCAGGAATGGTCGATATAGGCAGAAACTATACTACATTAAAATTACCTCCTAATTCAGTTGCTATTACGGAGCTGAATTTTACGCCTAAGTGTGCCAGATGGGTAGAAGAGCTTTTGGAAAAGAAGGGTTACAATGTTTTTTCCTTTCATGCCCAGGGCACAAGCGACAGGGTAATGGACAATTTTATAGAAAATGGATTTTTTGATGGTGTTATAGATATTGTTCCTGCAGGTCTTGTAGAAGAGTATTTTGGTGGAACAAGAGCAGCAGGTATGCAAAGACTTGATGCGCCTATTGAGAGGGGCATTCCTATGGTACTTACCCCATGCTGCCTGAACCTGACAGGATGCGGTCCCACCCGAAAAAATCATGAAATGTATGCCTCGCGGCCGACCTTCAAACTCGATGAATTAAGATCGTATGTGCGCTTTACCCCGGATGAGCTAAAAATTGCAGCAAAACTTTATGCAGATAAACTCAACAAAGCAAAAGGTCCCGTAAAGTTTATTTTCCCTATGAAAGGCTGGTCCAACATTGATAAAGAAGGCACTATCCTTTATAACCCTCAGGAAGACAAGATATTTTTAGATGAACTAAAAAAACTTCTTACAGCAAAGATTGATATAGAAGAAATCGACTGCTGCCTGGAAGATGAAGAGTTTGCTGTGAAGCTGGTGGATAGTCTTGACAGTATGTTGACAAGTAACAAATAA
- a CDS encoding alpha/beta hydrolase has product MPFEKINNIRIYYEVHGEGEVIILMHHGFGSTRIWDFVYPRFVAQGYRVVLFDRRGYGRSERGNDFPEFFKSSRYRLESVEELRILKEKLAITECHLVGQCEAGVIGIDYAIKYPQEIKTLTIAGTQCYSKVPMTEFVVTKFKKQFAQLEPNLQAKTIKNHGKAAEINYNLFIEAGGAYGLDYFDLRPVLHLVPCPTLIIYPDRSIYFDVEQSIAFYRHLLKSELAVFPKCGHDTHEERPEDYVRTILDFIMRDTEDEDLGTHPGMTCLA; this is encoded by the coding sequence ATGCCATTTGAAAAAATAAACAATATTCGCATCTATTATGAAGTGCATGGTGAAGGTGAAGTTATTATCCTTATGCACCATGGCTTCGGATCCACCAGAATCTGGGATTTTGTGTATCCGCGCTTTGTTGCCCAAGGATACCGGGTGGTCTTGTTTGACCGCCGGGGTTATGGCCGATCAGAGAGGGGCAATGATTTTCCTGAATTTTTTAAAAGCAGCCGATACCGGTTAGAAAGCGTGGAAGAACTGAGAATACTGAAAGAAAAGCTCGCCATTACGGAATGTCATTTAGTAGGACAATGTGAAGCGGGTGTTATCGGCATCGACTATGCAATAAAATATCCACAGGAGATAAAAACCCTGACTATTGCCGGTACTCAGTGCTACAGCAAAGTACCTATGACTGAATTCGTTGTTACAAAGTTTAAAAAACAATTTGCACAACTGGAACCTAATCTCCAGGCCAAAACAATTAAGAATCACGGGAAAGCCGCTGAGATAAATTACAATCTATTCATCGAGGCTGGCGGCGCTTATGGTTTAGATTATTTTGATCTTAGGCCTGTCTTGCATCTTGTTCCCTGCCCTACCCTTATAATTTATCCTGACCGCAGTATCTATTTCGACGTGGAACAGTCCATTGCCTTTTACCGTCATCTATTAAAGAGTGAACTCGCAGTTTTTCCGAAATGCGGCCACGATACCCATGAAGAACGACCTGAGGACTATGTCCGCACTATACTGGATTTTATTATGAGAGATACAGAAGACGAAGACTTAGGTACCCATCCGGGTATGACATGTTTGGCATGA
- a CDS encoding isocitrate/isopropylmalate family dehydrogenase, which translates to MKQTAEEGLTNIAAIIVGGMGFAGSANINLSRKFPSMLEPVHGSISDIAGQGKANPIAAFLSAGMTL; encoded by the coding sequence TTGAAGCAAACTGCGGAAGAAGGGCTAACAAATATTGCGGCCATTATTGTAGGTGGCATGGGATTCGCAGGAAGTGCTAACATTAATCTTTCGAGGAAATTTCCTTCCATGTTGGAGCCGGTGCATGGCTCCATATCAGACATTGCCGGACAGGGTAAAGCAAACCCCATTGCAGCCTTTCTGAGTGCCGGCATGACGTTATAA
- a CDS encoding LamG domain-containing protein, with protein MMKKLLTVLAIVAIFGVSFTANAATFIGHWGFEEGSGSTAYDSSANALNGTISNAIYTNGKVGNYALDFNGSNSFVEIGYSPLLNPESISIALWFKPRGTQVESADILDKGHGQGTNPYYGGYVFQYSGSSRTIDTVYGNGATFPGMNTGGNYKDDVWHHIVAILGDKGMALYIDNVLIDSDSTNYGPIVANYSSLYFGRHRTLGRYFNGLIDDVQIYDGALTVNQVANIYNTGTVVRIPSAIFLLVPGLFGLVGLKRKYLWQ; from the coding sequence ATGATGAAGAAATTATTAACGGTTTTGGCAATAGTGGCAATATTTGGCGTCTCTTTCACGGCCAATGCTGCAACTTTTATCGGACATTGGGGTTTTGAAGAAGGCTCTGGATCCACCGCCTATGATTCATCTGCTAACGCTTTGAATGGAACTATCTCCAACGCAATATACACAAACGGCAAAGTTGGGAATTACGCCCTGGATTTTAACGGGTCCAACAGTTTTGTTGAGATCGGCTACAGCCCGCTCCTGAATCCTGAGTCTATCTCAATTGCACTCTGGTTTAAACCACGTGGAACTCAGGTCGAGTCAGCAGATATACTTGACAAGGGGCATGGTCAGGGAACGAATCCCTATTACGGCGGATACGTTTTCCAATATAGTGGAAGTAGCCGGACAATTGATACAGTATATGGCAATGGCGCAACCTTCCCAGGCATGAATACAGGTGGGAATTATAAGGACGACGTATGGCACCACATTGTTGCTATTTTAGGTGATAAAGGAATGGCTTTATATATAGACAATGTATTGATCGACTCGGATTCAACAAATTATGGACCAATCGTGGCAAACTATTCGAGTCTCTATTTTGGCAGGCACAGAACCTTGGGAAGATATTTTAACGGACTTATCGATGATGTACAAATATATGATGGTGCCCTCACCGTGAATCAAGTTGCAAACATATACAATACAGGCACAGTAGTCCGCATTCCATCTGCTATCTTCCTCCTTGTTCCCGGCCTCTTTGGGCTCGTAGGACTTAAGAGAAAATATCTGTGGCAATAA
- a CDS encoding (Fe-S)-binding protein, producing the protein METVAPFKEAIEMIRDAGGEMFRKCFQCGLCTASCPWNNVKTFMPHKKMTESKFGLVEPGEEDWWLCSTCNMCVSRCPRGVAITDVIRAVRNITTISVPRAVPASLKNAIGSLKTAGNPWSGARDERANWARDLAIPSVGGEIETLYFSCCTPAFDPKMGSIARATARVLKETGAKFGILGAKESCCGESVRKAGNFDVFEKLATSNINAFHESGVKEIVVTSPHCYGTFKNEYPAMGGEFTVVHFVQYLSGLLDKGQLKFKKPFPKKVVYHDPCYLGRHNGIYDEPRSVLKSISGLTLVDEMNTRENSLCCGGGGGRIWMETKKGERFSDTLVEQAVELGAEVLVTACPYCILNFKDSVLTLGKEDVLEIRDISEIVDEVI; encoded by the coding sequence GTGGAGACAGTAGCACCATTTAAAGAGGCTATTGAAATGATAAGAGATGCCGGCGGAGAGATGTTCCGTAAATGTTTTCAATGCGGCTTGTGCACCGCCAGTTGTCCCTGGAACAACGTGAAGACCTTCATGCCCCATAAGAAGATGACCGAATCTAAGTTCGGGCTTGTGGAGCCTGGTGAGGAAGACTGGTGGCTCTGCTCAACATGCAATATGTGCGTCAGCCGTTGCCCTCGAGGGGTAGCTATCACCGATGTGATACGTGCTGTCCGTAACATAACCACCATTAGCGTCCCGCGCGCTGTGCCGGCAAGTTTAAAGAACGCCATAGGGAGTTTGAAAACTGCAGGTAACCCCTGGAGCGGGGCAAGGGATGAAAGGGCAAACTGGGCCCGTGATCTTGCCATTCCTTCTGTTGGTGGGGAGATAGAGACGCTCTATTTCTCATGCTGCACTCCTGCATTCGATCCAAAGATGGGAAGCATTGCCCGGGCCACTGCTAGGGTGCTGAAGGAGACAGGTGCGAAGTTCGGTATCCTCGGGGCCAAAGAGAGCTGCTGTGGTGAGAGCGTTCGAAAAGCGGGAAACTTCGATGTCTTTGAAAAACTCGCAACAAGTAATATAAATGCGTTTCATGAATCAGGAGTCAAGGAGATAGTCGTTACATCACCACATTGTTATGGAACCTTCAAGAACGAATATCCAGCAATGGGCGGTGAGTTCACCGTAGTTCACTTTGTCCAGTACCTGTCCGGGCTCTTGGACAAAGGTCAGCTTAAATTTAAGAAACCTTTTCCGAAAAAAGTCGTCTATCATGATCCTTGCTACCTGGGGCGTCACAACGGTATTTATGATGAACCGCGGAGTGTTCTTAAAAGCATCTCCGGACTAACCCTCGTAGACGAGATGAACACCAGAGAGAATAGCCTCTGTTGCGGCGGTGGCGGTGGAAGAATCTGGATGGAAACCAAAAAAGGAGAGCGTTTTTCAGACACCCTTGTGGAACAGGCTGTTGAATTGGGAGCTGAAGTCCTTGTAACGGCCTGTCCATATTGTATTCTCAATTTCAAAGACAGTGTCCTCACCTTGGGCAAAGAAGACGTCCTGGAGATCCGGGATATTTCAGAGATAGTTGACGAAGTAATATAG